The stretch of DNA CGTCGTCGCCGGCTCGCCGCGGGAAGCAGCCTACGCCACGCCACCGCGGGAGGTGTAGCTCGACCCGACCCTCGGCGGTCGACCGACGCCATCGCCGCGTGCAGCACGACGCAACGCTGTCACGCGCACCCTTAGTTACGCTACGCTGAAagatgatgaataatgaattgcaCCGCGACATGGGAAGGGGGAGCTACCGGCCATGGCCGCTGCTTCCCAGAGCAAAACTggtccaccgccgccgccgccgtcgacgacAGTGAGCGAGTGAGGGAGAGCAGAGGTGAGACAGGGAAATGGCCCATGGACCTTGGAAAAGGAGGGAAATGGCCCATGAAAGTAATCTCCACGTTTATCAGCCCATAACAACAATCCAAGCATCTCCATAAATTTCCCTCGCTATCacatcctaggccttgtttacttccaaatttttttacaaaatatgaataatgatacttttgtttgtatttgataaatattgttcaatcata from Sorghum bicolor cultivar BTx623 chromosome 8, Sorghum_bicolor_NCBIv3, whole genome shotgun sequence encodes:
- the LOC110429576 gene encoding uncharacterized protein LOC110429576 isoform X1, which translates into the protein MGHFPVSPLLSLTRSLSSTAAAAVDQFCSGKQRPWPRCVVLHAAMASVDRRGSGRATPPAVAWRRLLPAASRRRRETHSALGKLTLWRIDDEEQHSENHLHAMMEVESGTYNCYSSLCSL
- the LOC110429576 gene encoding uncharacterized protein LOC110429576 isoform X2 yields the protein MGHFPVSPLLSLTRSLSSTAAAAVDQFCSGKQRPWPRCVVLHAAMASVDRRGSGRATPPAVAWRRLLPAASRRRRETHSALGSCFGSAASDLLELLDPEEQS